In Treponema sp. OMZ 798, the following proteins share a genomic window:
- a CDS encoding FAD-dependent oxidoreductase: MKFDAEIKKMVDAYGGWMEGDFENRAGGTGRMTKALYPYTQLFSPILINKTKIKNRVVMGPMGNINMCEESGRPNKKMLEYFFARAKGGVGLLTTGLVPISHGIDHSVTEPHNYSYFPRIDGTRTNLVGWRDLAQGCHAFGSKIFIQLTPGLGRVGNPQCLLTKFRFPVSASNNPNFYISEIPSLRLSGRALGKIIKNAGQAAADAKECGLDGIYLHGHEGYLLEQLTNPAFNRRKIGKYADWQRFGLDLVKEIRNRAGADYPIMYRIDLSLALNETYGEEGMKVKQLKKFKNGRTIQETLDYMKNLVKCGVDIFDVDLGCYDNWWLPHPPGGMPAGCFLEVSKIVKDYFASNNIISNAGVPVPVVAVGKLGYPDVAETALRNGDCDMVMLARPLLADADWCNKAYAGRVEDIRPCIGCQEGCINEFVLGGHPQCAVNPRTGFEDVLPFDAPAAEVKKNIAVIGAGPAGILFASKAAKRGHTVELFEKTDRVGGSVITGSVPKIKYDFENYLNYLKTEVEKAKTLPNFKLSLNTEVDLENLKNKKFDAVIFAYGGKPISLSVPGIEKAKTIQAVDLLLNPKEAEDAQKIVIIGGGVVGCETAYWLKYELKKDVTVVEMLPYFMKGVCTANRGYLIYYMQKAGVKLLNCAKLIGLDSGKALVEKNISKGVPNPYNTWQPILPENIPNPLEKKIGNETQRLELDADLIVFAVGNKTDDSLYLSAQAANIAPEIYNIGDSSFSGKVLEATRAAERLAAGI; encoded by the coding sequence ATCCTTACACCCAATTATTTTCGCCTATTTTAATAAACAAAACAAAAATTAAAAACCGGGTTGTAATGGGGCCGATGGGAAACATAAATATGTGTGAAGAATCGGGACGGCCCAACAAAAAAATGCTCGAATATTTTTTTGCCAGAGCTAAGGGAGGTGTCGGCTTATTGACAACCGGCCTTGTACCCATAAGCCACGGAATAGATCACTCGGTAACGGAACCTCATAATTATTCTTACTTTCCCCGTATCGACGGAACACGTACAAACCTTGTAGGCTGGAGGGATCTGGCTCAGGGCTGCCATGCCTTTGGAAGTAAGATCTTTATTCAGTTGACCCCGGGGTTGGGCCGTGTAGGGAACCCCCAATGTCTTTTAACCAAGTTTAGATTTCCCGTATCGGCCTCGAATAATCCTAACTTTTATATTTCCGAAATTCCAAGCCTTCGCCTTTCCGGCCGTGCCTTAGGAAAAATTATAAAAAATGCAGGACAGGCTGCCGCCGATGCCAAGGAGTGCGGGCTTGACGGCATCTATCTTCACGGCCATGAAGGCTATCTTCTTGAGCAGTTGACCAACCCGGCCTTTAACCGCCGTAAAATCGGAAAATATGCCGACTGGCAAAGATTCGGGCTTGATCTTGTAAAAGAAATAAGAAACAGGGCCGGTGCCGATTACCCTATCATGTACCGTATAGATCTTTCCCTTGCTCTTAACGAAACCTATGGGGAAGAAGGCATGAAGGTTAAGCAGCTTAAAAAATTTAAAAACGGAAGAACAATTCAAGAGACCCTTGATTATATGAAAAATCTTGTAAAATGCGGAGTAGATATTTTTGACGTAGATCTGGGATGTTACGATAACTGGTGGCTTCCCCATCCTCCCGGAGGAATGCCTGCTGGCTGTTTCCTGGAAGTGTCAAAAATAGTAAAAGACTATTTTGCTTCCAATAATATTATATCCAATGCCGGAGTCCCTGTTCCTGTGGTAGCTGTCGGAAAATTGGGCTATCCCGATGTTGCAGAAACCGCATTACGAAACGGTGACTGCGATATGGTCATGCTGGCCCGCCCCTTATTGGCCGATGCCGATTGGTGTAATAAGGCCTATGCAGGAAGAGTCGAAGATATCAGGCCCTGTATAGGATGTCAGGAAGGCTGTATTAACGAATTTGTTTTAGGAGGGCATCCCCAATGTGCGGTCAACCCGCGCACCGGTTTTGAAGATGTGCTTCCCTTTGATGCACCTGCGGCCGAGGTGAAAAAAAATATCGCCGTTATCGGTGCAGGCCCCGCAGGTATCTTGTTTGCATCCAAGGCTGCAAAAAGAGGTCATACTGTAGAGCTCTTTGAAAAAACGGACAGGGTAGGCGGCAGCGTAATTACGGGAAGTGTGCCTAAAATTAAATACGATTTTGAAAACTATTTAAACTATCTTAAAACAGAGGTAGAAAAGGCTAAGACCCTGCCTAACTTTAAACTTTCTTTAAACACTGAAGTTGATTTGGAAAATTTAAAAAACAAAAAATTCGATGCCGTAATTTTTGCATACGGAGGTAAACCCATTTCTCTTTCCGTTCCGGGAATTGAAAAGGCAAAGACGATTCAGGCCGTAGATCTTCTTTTAAATCCTAAAGAGGCGGAAGATGCTCAAAAGATTGTTATAATAGGCGGAGGTGTTGTAGGATGTGAAACAGCCTATTGGCTGAAATATGAGCTCAAAAAAGATGTTACGGTAGTAGAAATGCTTCCTTATTTTATGAAAGGAGTTTGTACGGCTAATAGAGGCTACCTTATCTACTATATGCAAAAGGCCGGTGTTAAACTTTTAAACTGTGCAAAGCTTATAGGGCTTGATTCGGGAAAGGCCCTTGTAGAAAAAAATATTTCGAAAGGTGTTCCGAATCCTTATAATACTTGGCAGCCCATCCTGCCTGAAAATATTCCTAATCCTCTTGAAAAAAAAATAGGCAATGAAACTCAAAGACTTGAGCTTGATGCCGATTTAATCGTTTTTGCCGTTGGAAATAAAACCGATGATAGTCTTTACCTTTCGGCTCAAGCTGCAAACATAGCACCTGAGATTTACAACATAGGGGACAGTTCTTTTTCGGGAAAGGTTTTGGAAGCAACCCGTGCTGCCGAAAGGCTTGCAGCCGGAATTTAG
- a CDS encoding Na+/H+ antiporter NhaC family protein, protein MEKSKIKPNGLALLPFLIFVVVYLGIGVTLVAKGDPMGFYGFKGPIAVIVGIIAAFLMHKGSMNEKFDALIKGCGDENIITMCIIYILAGAFSVVSKQMGGVDSTVNLGLTLIPANFVTAGLFIICCFLSIATGTSVGTIAAVGPIAVGFAEKAGISMPLMIASMVGGAMFGDNLSIISDTTIAATRTQNVEMRDKFRVNMALALPAALITLVLLLIFGRPAVPPQIESLEFSIVKVLPYIFVLVAAIAGLNVFVVLLGGIVFSGVIGMVYGAFDPLQWTNHIYDGFNGMFEIFLLSMLTGGLAYMVTQAGGMEWLLQKIKGMVKGRKSAELGIGALTLITDAATANNTVAIIIDGPIAKEMCEEFKVDPRRSASLLDAFSCVMQGLIPYGAQLLIACSFTNGLVSPVGVIPLLWYQLLLAVLLTLSIFFPFADGYIKKHPWNFEEWKAVKAK, encoded by the coding sequence ATGGAAAAATCCAAAATTAAACCAAATGGTTTAGCTCTGTTGCCTTTTTTAATTTTTGTTGTCGTTTACCTTGGAATAGGTGTAACACTTGTTGCAAAAGGCGATCCGATGGGTTTTTATGGCTTTAAGGGGCCTATTGCGGTTATTGTAGGTATTATAGCCGCTTTTTTGATGCACAAAGGTTCTATGAATGAAAAATTCGATGCATTGATTAAGGGATGCGGAGATGAAAACATTATTACTATGTGTATTATTTACATTTTAGCAGGCGCCTTTTCGGTTGTTTCAAAACAGATGGGAGGCGTTGACTCTACGGTAAACCTTGGTTTAACATTAATTCCTGCTAACTTTGTTACTGCCGGTCTGTTTATTATCTGCTGTTTTTTATCTATCGCAACAGGTACCAGTGTTGGAACTATTGCTGCCGTAGGTCCTATAGCTGTAGGTTTTGCAGAGAAAGCCGGTATTTCAATGCCTCTCATGATTGCTTCTATGGTAGGCGGTGCAATGTTCGGAGATAACCTTTCCATTATTTCCGATACAACAATTGCAGCTACAAGAACCCAAAATGTAGAAATGAGAGATAAATTTAGGGTAAACATGGCCTTAGCCTTGCCTGCCGCTCTTATAACATTAGTTCTTCTTTTGATTTTCGGAAGACCTGCTGTTCCTCCCCAAATCGAGTCCTTGGAATTCAGTATTGTTAAAGTCTTACCCTACATATTCGTATTGGTTGCTGCCATTGCCGGCCTTAACGTATTTGTAGTTCTTCTTGGAGGAATTGTATTCTCAGGTGTTATAGGAATGGTTTATGGGGCATTTGATCCTTTACAGTGGACAAATCATATCTATGACGGCTTTAACGGAATGTTTGAAATATTCTTGCTCTCTATGTTAACCGGAGGTCTTGCCTATATGGTTACACAGGCCGGCGGTATGGAATGGCTCTTACAAAAAATAAAGGGTATGGTAAAGGGAAGAAAATCAGCCGAGCTCGGTATCGGTGCCCTAACCCTTATTACCGATGCTGCAACAGCCAACAACACCGTTGCAATTATTATCGATGGACCCATAGCGAAGGAAATGTGCGAAGAGTTTAAGGTTGACCCGCGAAGGTCTGCCTCTCTTCTTGATGCCTTCTCCTGTGTAATGCAGGGACTAATCCCCTACGGTGCTCAGCTTTTAATAGCCTGCTCGTTCACAAACGGTCTTGTAAGCCCGGTAGGCGTTATACCCCTATTGTGGTATCAGCTCTTATTGGCAGTTTTATTAACTCTTTCTATCTTCTTCCCGTTTGCAGACGGATACATTAAAAAGCATCCTTGGAATTTTGAAGAGTGGAAGGCTGTTAAAGCAAAATAA
- a CDS encoding DMT family transporter: MSNKIKSYLFALMAVIFFASSFPFSRFALMHFGPEALGFLRCVLASIVLLIIGKFNNLRPPFKVRHIGLFFLSGALGFALYLIVFNMGLKTITAATSSIIIATTPIMTAAAASLIYGEKISKIGVLSIISAFGGVLIIILWKGILSINIGVLWTLTAAVFFCGYNILSRKLGKMGYTSIEIVTYSMIAAAIILSPFCVDAYKQIINAEFKYTGSLIYLGIFTSALGYFCFNKGIEIAEKTSDVTNFLFGNPLIASILGYIALGETLNAGTAIGGVVIIASIVLFSLKGAKKNI; this comes from the coding sequence ATGTCCAATAAAATAAAATCATACTTATTTGCTTTAATGGCTGTTATTTTTTTTGCCTCCTCTTTTCCGTTTTCACGATTTGCTTTGATGCATTTCGGTCCGGAAGCATTAGGCTTTTTAAGATGTGTTTTAGCAAGTATTGTTCTTTTGATTATAGGAAAATTTAATAATTTACGCCCGCCGTTCAAGGTACGGCATATAGGCCTTTTCTTTTTGTCGGGCGCACTCGGCTTTGCCCTGTATCTTATAGTTTTTAATATGGGGCTTAAAACAATTACTGCCGCAACATCAAGCATTATAATCGCTACAACTCCCATAATGACGGCAGCCGCTGCTTCTCTCATTTACGGAGAAAAAATAAGCAAGATAGGAGTCTTATCAATTATTTCTGCCTTTGGCGGTGTCTTAATTATTATTTTGTGGAAGGGAATCCTATCGATAAACATAGGAGTCCTCTGGACTCTGACAGCTGCCGTTTTTTTCTGCGGTTACAATATCTTAAGCAGAAAGCTCGGAAAGATGGGCTATACCTCAATAGAGATTGTTACCTACAGTATGATTGCCGCAGCCATTATTTTATCTCCTTTTTGTGTAGATGCATATAAACAAATTATTAATGCGGAATTCAAGTATACCGGAAGCCTCATTTATTTAGGAATTTTTACAAGTGCCCTTGGATATTTTTGTTTTAACAAGGGGATAGAAATAGCGGAAAAAACAAGTGATGTTACTAATTTTCTCTTTGGTAATCCTTTGATAGCAAGTATTTTGGGTTATATTGCTCTCGGTGAAACTTTAAATGCAGGCACGGCTATAGGCGGCGTAGTCATTATAGCAAGTATTGTTTTGTTTTCTCTAAAAGGGGCAAAGAAAAATATTTAA
- a CDS encoding toxin-antitoxin system YwqK family antitoxin → MSVIVKFYLVNSLFYLVFLAVMFIVLNRLITGPVSFGAPLIFILLIPVIIVVAAFFLAHKFTGSAFHAVPPIIITIFILLIPRGVRFVKKNYIPADFEELVCVYDEYYNAKGKTIAGIKDGLFKYYVRDTGILHHEAVWSKGVIDGYSVFYYPDGQKEMEGNLTPIKDLPVFFEDRVYRCGKWLFYNKDGSLRDTRIYDENGILISSDACRLYQKKEGENLYRIYELKTMLPFTGKITREAVIDDKDDYPYHTTAEIRDGYMEGPWEEFSSFDGLVLVSRGNAKSGYLDGEYTSYYEDGQIEEKAFFVMGKFDGEYKAFYQNGNLQCSIFFKDRHRQGLAQWFYENGNLETEIEYDNSGNIINERNFDKNGNMISNKD, encoded by the coding sequence ATGAGTGTTATAGTTAAATTTTATTTAGTAAACAGTTTATTTTATTTGGTTTTTCTCGCAGTTATGTTTATTGTTTTAAACCGCCTAATTACAGGGCCTGTCAGTTTTGGAGCTCCCTTAATTTTTATTCTTTTAATTCCTGTCATAATTGTAGTTGCTGCATTTTTTTTGGCTCATAAATTTACCGGTTCTGCTTTTCATGCTGTTCCTCCTATTATAATTACGATCTTTATTCTTTTAATTCCTAGAGGCGTAAGATTCGTAAAAAAAAACTACATTCCGGCAGATTTTGAAGAGCTAGTCTGTGTGTATGATGAATATTATAATGCAAAAGGAAAGACCATTGCCGGTATAAAAGACGGGTTATTTAAATATTACGTCAGGGATACAGGCATTCTTCACCACGAAGCTGTTTGGTCAAAAGGTGTGATAGACGGCTATTCCGTTTTTTATTATCCTGACGGACAAAAAGAAATGGAGGGTAATTTAACGCCGATAAAAGATTTGCCTGTTTTTTTTGAAGACAGGGTCTACCGCTGCGGGAAATGGCTTTTTTATAATAAGGACGGCTCATTAAGAGATACCCGAATCTACGATGAGAACGGTATTCTTATTTCGAGCGATGCTTGCCGTTTGTATCAAAAAAAAGAAGGTGAAAATCTATATAGAATCTATGAACTAAAAACCATGCTCCCCTTTACGGGAAAAATTACACGTGAAGCCGTTATCGATGATAAGGATGACTATCCTTATCACACAACAGCCGAAATAAGGGACGGTTATATGGAAGGTCCTTGGGAAGAATTTTCTTCTTTTGACGGACTTGTTCTTGTAAGCCGCGGAAACGCAAAATCAGGCTATCTTGACGGCGAATACACTTCTTATTATGAAGACGGGCAGATCGAAGAAAAGGCTTTTTTTGTTATGGGAAAATTTGATGGAGAGTATAAGGCCTTTTATCAAAACGGTAATCTTCAATGTTCCATATTTTTTAAAGATCGTCATCGTCAAGGCCTTGCTCAATGGTTTTATGAAAACGGAAACCTTGAAACGGAAATAGAATATGACAATTCCGGAAATATAATCAATGAAAGAAATTTTGATAAAAACGGAAATATGATATCAAACAAGGATTAA
- the megL gene encoding methionine gamma-lyase, with protein sequence MDKKELEKLGFASKQIHAGSIKNKYGALATPIYQTSTFAFDSAEQGGRRFALEEDGYIYTRLGNPTTTVVEEKLACLENGEACMSASSGIGAVTSCIWSIVNAGDHIVAGKTLYGCTFAFLNHGLSRFGVEVSFVDTRDPENVKKALKPNTKAVYLETPANPNMYLCDIAEISKIAHAHNPECKVIVDNTYMTPYLQRPLDLGADVVLHSATKYLNGHGDVIAGFVVGKKEFIDQVRFVGVKDMTGSTLGPFEAYLIGRGMKTLDIRMEKHCANAQKVAEFLEKHPAVESIAFPGLKSFPQYELAKKQMKLCGAMIAFTVKGGLEAGKTLINSVKFATIAVSLGDAETLIQHPASMTHSPYTPEERAASDIAEGLVRLSVGLEDAEDIIADLKQALDKLVK encoded by the coding sequence ATGGATAAAAAAGAATTAGAAAAACTGGGATTTGCTTCAAAACAGATTCATGCAGGAAGCATCAAGAACAAATACGGTGCCTTAGCTACACCTATTTATCAAACTTCAACATTTGCATTTGACTCTGCAGAGCAGGGCGGCCGCAGATTTGCCTTAGAGGAAGATGGCTATATCTATACCCGCTTAGGCAATCCTACGACTACAGTTGTTGAGGAAAAACTTGCCTGTCTTGAAAACGGTGAAGCATGTATGTCTGCAAGCTCCGGTATCGGTGCCGTTACCTCATGTATTTGGTCAATTGTAAATGCAGGAGATCACATCGTTGCAGGAAAAACTCTTTACGGCTGTACCTTTGCTTTTTTAAATCATGGTCTTTCACGCTTCGGTGTTGAGGTAAGCTTTGTCGATACACGTGATCCTGAAAATGTTAAAAAAGCCTTAAAACCGAATACAAAGGCTGTTTATTTGGAAACACCTGCTAACCCTAACATGTATCTTTGCGATATTGCAGAAATAAGCAAAATTGCTCATGCTCATAATCCTGAATGTAAGGTAATAGTAGACAATACCTATATGACACCCTATCTTCAGAGACCTCTTGATTTAGGTGCAGACGTTGTTCTTCACTCTGCAACAAAATACCTAAACGGACATGGAGATGTTATTGCAGGTTTTGTTGTAGGAAAAAAAGAATTCATCGATCAGGTACGCTTTGTAGGTGTCAAAGACATGACAGGTTCTACATTGGGCCCCTTTGAAGCCTACTTAATCGGCCGCGGTATGAAGACACTCGATATCCGAATGGAAAAACACTGTGCCAATGCTCAGAAAGTAGCAGAGTTCTTGGAAAAACATCCTGCAGTTGAATCCATCGCCTTCCCCGGTCTTAAGTCCTTCCCGCAATACGAGCTTGCAAAAAAGCAGATGAAGCTTTGCGGAGCCATGATTGCCTTTACCGTTAAGGGAGGTTTGGAAGCAGGTAAGACTCTTATAAATTCCGTTAAGTTTGCAACTATTGCAGTAAGCTTAGGTGATGCCGAAACCCTCATCCAGCATCCTGCAAGTATGACTCACTCTCCTTATACACCCGAAGAAAGAGCCGCTTCGGACATTGCCGAAGGTTTGGTACGCCTTTCTGTAGGTCTTGAAGATGCTGAGGATATTATTGCCGACTTAAAGCAAGCCTTGGATAAACTTGTTAAATAA
- a CDS encoding aspartate/glutamate racemase family protein, with product MKAAVFAGTTVDTRMGVELLKGHGLEAIAVPMSSNCDEQSNLQYFSQEALEELFITKSKEALSQGADIIVIYCNSLSAAVDYEKIKKLLNIEIFSPLDTYKNLPGYCKNIAILAANGLSAYTIDRIIQSYNQDKNTIPIGNISIVRLIEKGLSPAEIVKLLNLKGFLSYLEKIEIDEYKIDSLILGCTHFPYIKKELEKYTSIRIIDPADKMLETILHTKEKKEYAKENTNNDR from the coding sequence TTGAAAGCAGCTGTGTTTGCCGGAACCACAGTTGATACCCGAATGGGAGTAGAACTTTTAAAAGGGCACGGTTTAGAAGCTATTGCCGTTCCTATGTCGAGTAACTGTGATGAGCAATCAAATTTACAGTATTTTTCACAAGAAGCTCTTGAGGAACTTTTTATTACGAAATCAAAAGAAGCTTTATCCCAAGGAGCTGATATTATCGTCATATATTGTAACTCCTTAAGTGCTGCCGTTGATTATGAAAAAATAAAAAAACTTTTAAATATCGAAATTTTTAGTCCTTTAGATACATATAAAAATTTACCCGGCTATTGTAAAAATATAGCTATTTTAGCTGCAAACGGATTATCGGCTTATACAATAGACAGGATTATTCAAAGCTATAACCAAGATAAGAATACTATTCCTATAGGAAATATTAGTATAGTCAGACTCATCGAAAAGGGTCTTAGTCCGGCTGAAATAGTAAAACTATTAAATCTTAAAGGCTTTTTATCTTATCTTGAAAAAATTGAAATAGATGAATACAAAATAGACAGCCTCATATTAGGCTGCACCCATTTTCCATATATAAAAAAAGAATTGGAAAAATACACTTCAATTAGAATTATAGACCCGGCAGATAAAATGCTGGAAACCATATTACATACTAAGGAGAAAAAAGAGTATGCAAAAGAAAACACAAACAATGACCGGTAA